From Cucumis melo cultivar AY chromosome 1, USDA_Cmelo_AY_1.0, whole genome shotgun sequence, a single genomic window includes:
- the LOC127148484 gene encoding uncharacterized protein LOC127148484, with amino-acid sequence MGPSFDVRCYNGCIVGGVRFHTIELDSRCSTQNSGIMVIEFWVDCHRHFKKYSDPEEARANPPNALVGRDEDWHFLCDHYIGRAFQEQSRTNKAARQKQPYNHSSGSKSFRQQQHELAERRGQSVDRVELFWETHVRAGTFVSQAAEDAHNQMLELQSQPTPEGSQPLSEDEICDQVLGRRPGYSKGLGWGPKPKARRTASASSSSTSSSQSTQKEIELQAKLHEALEWIEVQDRNHQALASQVEAMKKMIEDLTRAQQGPPHDP; translated from the exons ATGGGACCATCCTTTGACGttcgttgttacaatggatgcattGTAGGTGGTGTAAGATTTCACACTATTGAACTTGATTCTCGATGTAGTACTCAAAATAGTGGAATaatggtcattg aGTTCTGGGTcgactgtcatagacatttcaaaaagtacagcgacccggaggaggctcgtgccaacccaccaaacgcattggttggacgtgatgaggattggcacttcctctgcgaccattatatcggtcgtgcattccag gagcaatcacggacaaacaaggctgctagacagaagcagccttacaatcatagtagcgggtctaAGTCGTTTCGACAACAACAgcatgagctcgctgaaagaagagggcagtcggtcgatcgtgtggaattgttctgggaaacacacgttcgagctgggacattcgtgtcgcaggccgccgaggatgcgcat aatcaaatgctggaactccaatcccagcctaccccagagggtagtcagccactctctgaggatgagatatgcgatcaggtgttgggtagacgaccaggctactcaaaaggtcttggttggggacccaagccgaaggcccgcagaacggcaagtgcaagcagttcgtcgacatcttctTCGCAGTCCACccaaaaagaaattgaattacaagctaaacttcatgaagctttggaatggattgaagtacaagatagaaatcaccaagcattagcttcacaagtggaagctatgaaaaagatgattgaagacctaactcgtgcacaacagggaccaccacatgatccctag